Genomic DNA from Nitrospirae bacterium CG2_30_53_67:
CCGGAGCGGCAAGCATCATGCCATTTTCATTGATTCTTTTTCAATAGGTATGGTATCTTTTTTATTCTTGAAGAGAGACCTATGGATATTCTGGATATGGTTCAGAGCAAGGTGGAAGAGGATCAACGGATCAGCCCTGACGAGGCATTGGCCCTGATGGAGTCCCATGACCTCCTCAGGCTGGGGAGGATCGCCTCTATCCGGCGCCAGGCCAAAAACGGGAACCTCGCTTATTTTATCGTCAACCGCCACATCAATCACACCAATATCTGTGTGAACCGCTGCGCCTTCTGCGCCTTCAGCCGGGATGAGAAGGATCCGGATGCCTATACCATGGATCTCTCCGAGGTCATCAAAAGGGCTGAGCTGGGCGCGGCAGAGGGCGCCACGGAGTTTCATATTGTGGGGGGGCTGCACCCCCATCTCCCCTTCGATTATTACCTGGATCTCCTTTCCGCGCTCCGGCAGCGTTTCCCCCATATCCACATCCAGGCATTCACCGCCGTGGAAATAGACTATTTCAGCCGGATCACAGGACTCCCCCTCGAAGATCTGCTAAGAGAACTCAAACAGGCCGGTCTCGGATCCCTCCCCGGAGGGGGCGCCGAAATCTTCGGCCCCAAGGTCAGGCAAATCATCTGCCCTGAGAAGATCTCAGGTGAGCGATGGCTTGAAATCATGGAAGCGGCTCACGGAGCAGGTCTCAAATCCAACGCCACCATGCTTTATGGCCATCTGGAGAATCTTAAAGACCGGGTTGATCATATGTCAAGGCTCCGGGATCTGCAGGACCGTACCGGCGGATTCCAGGCCTTTATCCCCTTGGCCTTCCACCCGGAAAACACGCGTATCCCCCAAACCGGAATGACCACGGGTCTGGACGATCTCAAAACCCTGGCGGTCAGCCGGATATTCCTGGATAATTTCGGCCACATCAAGGCCTTCTGGATCATGCTCGGAGAAAAAATCGCGCAGGTCTCGCTCCTATTCGGTGTGGACGACATAGACGGCACCGTTGTGGAAGAAAAGATCACCCATGCCGCCGGGGCCATGACCTCCGAGGTCCTCTCACGAGAGGCCCTGGTCCGGATGATTCAAAAGGCAGGCAAGATTCCTGTGGAACGGGATACGCTTTATCACGAGATCAGACGGTATGATAATGAAAATTAGATTATCTCTAAAAAATGGGTGAAAACATAAGGGGCCGAGGGTCCCAGGGTTCAAGGGTTCCAGTGTTTTTCTCTGGAGATTTTGCTTGCTTTTCAGTATTTCACTTGACCCCTTGAACCCTGGAATCCTCGAACCCTTTTTACCCACTAAATGGGAGAAGAACCTTAATTTTAAATTTGCCGTAAAATTTTATCTATGAACCTGAACACTACAAATGCGATAGAAGAAAAGATCCGGGAAGAAAAACGCCTTACCCAAGAGGAGGGGTTGTTTCTCCTGGAGAAGGCCGACCTTCTGACGCTTGGAGAGTGGGCGCAGCGGAGCAGGCGCCGGAAACACCCGGACCAGACCGTGACCTTCATCATAGACCGGAACATCAATTACACCAACATCTGCATCAACCGGTGCCGTTTCTGCGCTTTCTACCGCTCCAAAGGAGACCCGGACGCCTATCTCCTCTCCCGGGAAGAGACATTCAGGAAAATCCAGGAGACCCTGAATCTGGGCGGGACCCAGATCCTGATGCAGGGGGGGCTTCATCCGGACCTCTCCATTGAATACTTCGAAGAACTCTTCCATGAGATCAAAACGAGATACCCAATCCACATCCACGCCCTGTCTCCCCCTGAGATCGTTCATCTCTCCCGTCAGTCCGATCTCTCCATCCGGGATGTGCTGACCAGGCTGAAGGCCTCAGGACTCGATTCCATCCCCGGCGGCGGCGCGGAGATCCTCGTAGACCGCGTCCGCTCCCGGATCAGCCCCAACAAGATCTCGCAGAAGATCTGGCTCGACGTCATGAGGGAGGCGCATGGGCTCGGCATCCCGGCTTCTGCCACCATGATGTTCGGAAGCATAGAAGAACCGGAAGATGTGATTCAGCACCTGATCCGGATCCGGGATCTGCAGGACGAGACCGGCGGTTTTACCGCCTTCATCCCGTGGAGTTATCAACCTGGGAATACCGAACTGGGGGGCGAGACCGTTACAGGGGTGGAGTATCTCAGGGTCCTCTCCATTTCCCGGCTCCTGCTGGACAATATTGACAACATTCAGGCCTCATGGGTCACACAGGGGGCCAAGATGGGGCAGGCGGCCCTGTTCTTCGGCGCCAATGACTTCGG
This window encodes:
- a CDS encoding aminofutalosine synthase MqnE, whose product is MDILDMVQSKVEEDQRISPDEALALMESHDLLRLGRIASIRRQAKNGNLAYFIVNRHINHTNICVNRCAFCAFSRDEKDPDAYTMDLSEVIKRAELGAAEGATEFHIVGGLHPHLPFDYYLDLLSALRQRFPHIHIQAFTAVEIDYFSRITGLPLEDLLRELKQAGLGSLPGGGAEIFGPKVRQIICPEKISGERWLEIMEAAHGAGLKSNATMLYGHLENLKDRVDHMSRLRDLQDRTGGFQAFIPLAFHPENTRIPQTGMTTGLDDLKTLAVSRIFLDNFGHIKAFWIMLGEKIAQVSLLFGVDDIDGTVVEEKITHAAGAMTSEVLSREALVRMIQKAGKIPVERDTLYHEIRRYDNEN
- a CDS encoding dehypoxanthine futalosine cyclase is translated as MNLNTTNAIEEKIREEKRLTQEEGLFLLEKADLLTLGEWAQRSRRRKHPDQTVTFIIDRNINYTNICINRCRFCAFYRSKGDPDAYLLSREETFRKIQETLNLGGTQILMQGGLHPDLSIEYFEELFHEIKTRYPIHIHALSPPEIVHLSRQSDLSIRDVLTRLKASGLDSIPGGGAEILVDRVRSRISPNKISQKIWLDVMREAHGLGIPASATMMFGSIEEPEDVIQHLIRIRDLQDETGGFTAFIPWSYQPGNTELGGETVTGVEYLRVLSISRLLLDNIDNIQASWVTQGAKMGQAALFFGANDFGSTMIEENVVSATGVSYRMSAEEIIRLIRDAGFQAAQRNTTYQILKRF